One Psychrobacillus glaciei genomic region harbors:
- a CDS encoding ATP-grasp domain-containing protein: protein MQTCWIVYNGSLTDEKFIDQALLLQEAANKQEIQATLVKNYELLMDVQHGLHEKPDFVVFLDKDILLAKFLKNEGIPVFNDPDVIEICDNKARQYMALANAHIPMPRTIIAPKVYANFTIQHTGFYEQVLQTIHLPMIIKEAHGSFGMKVYLIETKKQFFDKVEELNGKEYVFQEYIESSRGRDIRVNVVGGQVVACMYRHSETDFRANITNGGTASPIILTERQKEVAILAAQVLNAEFAGVDLLFGEDEEPLVCEVNGVAHIRNLYNVTGINVGDAMISYILSKVGAVVI from the coding sequence ATGCAAACATGTTGGATTGTATACAACGGTAGTCTTACAGATGAAAAATTTATCGATCAAGCTCTCCTCCTACAAGAAGCAGCTAATAAGCAAGAAATTCAAGCAACATTAGTTAAAAATTATGAGCTTTTAATGGACGTCCAGCATGGATTACATGAAAAACCGGACTTTGTCGTCTTTTTAGATAAAGACATATTATTAGCAAAGTTTCTAAAAAATGAAGGAATTCCTGTATTTAATGATCCAGATGTTATTGAAATTTGTGACAATAAAGCTAGGCAATACATGGCATTAGCAAATGCTCACATTCCAATGCCAAGAACCATTATAGCTCCAAAAGTGTATGCTAACTTTACAATTCAGCATACCGGATTCTATGAGCAAGTATTACAAACGATTCATCTACCTATGATTATTAAAGAAGCACATGGATCTTTTGGTATGAAAGTATATTTAATCGAAACTAAAAAACAGTTTTTCGATAAAGTGGAAGAACTGAATGGAAAAGAATATGTTTTCCAAGAGTATATTGAGTCAAGTAGAGGCCGTGATATTCGTGTAAATGTTGTCGGTGGACAAGTAGTTGCATGTATGTACCGACATTCTGAAACAGATTTTCGTGCAAATATTACAAACGGCGGAACAGCTTCACCTATCATTCTTACGGAAAGACAAAAAGAGGTCGCGATACTTGCTGCTCAAGTATTAAATGCAGAATTTGCCGGTGTCGATTTGTTGTTCGGAGAAGATGAAGAGCCATTAGTTTGCGAAGTGAACGGCGTTGCGCATATCCGTAATCTATACAATGTAACCGGTATTAATGTAGGAGATGCAATGATCAGTTACATACTTTCCAAAGTAGGCGCTGTTGTAATATGA